In Nocardioides daphniae, the DNA window GAGGGTGCCGTGGTGGGCGAGCGCGACCGCGTGGGCCAACGGCAGGCCAGCCCGCGCGCGGGGTCCCGTCAGGTCGCTGCTCCCGCGCTCGAAGGGGCGCACCAGCCGCGCCCGCTCGGCGGCCGCGATGCCGGGTCCGTGGTCGGAGACCTGCACGCTGACCACAGCAGGGGTGCCCACGACGTCGATGCGGACCGTGGCGTCGGGCGGCGAGTGCTGCACCGCGTTGGCGAGCAGGGCGGTCAGGGCCCGGCAGAGCAGGGCGCCGTCGATGTCGGCGTCCAGCGACTCGGGGGGTGCGTGCAGCTCGACGGTGACGTCGGGGCGCTCCAGCGTCTGGCGTACGCGGTCCAAGCACTGCCGCACCACGTCGGTGAGGTCCTCGCTGGCCAGGGTGACGTGGCCGGCAGCCTCCAGGTCGACCAGGTCGGAGACCGACCCGACCAAGTCGCGCATCCGCTCCCCCGCGTCGAGCACCGCCCGCAGCGAGCGCGCCGCCCACCGGCAGCTGCGGCCCGAGGTCCTCCAGCAGCTCGGCGTGGCCGAGGAGAGCGGTCAACGGCGTCCTCAGCTCGTGGTTGACGGTGTCGATGAGCCGCTCGCGGAGCTCGGCCTGCTCGCGCTCGAGCGCCCGCTGGGCCGTGATGTCGGTGAAGATGACGATGCCACCCTGCACGGAGCCGTCGTCGGCCAGCAGCGGGGCACCGCTGCAGCGCAGGTGGACGCGGCGCTCCTCACCGAACTCCAGGCTGACCACCTGGTCGTGGAAGGAGGCGCCCAGCCGCGCCGGTTGAGTGGCTCCTCGGCGGGGGTGAGCAGGCGCGACCCGTCCTCGGTGCGCACCTGGAAGTGGGTGGCGATCGACTCGGCCGGCACGGGCGCGAAGTCGTTCTCGACGAGCGCCTCCAGGGCGGGACTCATCAGGGTGACGGTGCCCTCCGCGTCACTCACCGCCACTGCCAGCGTGGTGTCGTGCAGCAGCGCGTCGAGGAGTATGCCCCGGAGCGCCTCCTGCGGCGCCGGGGCGCGTTCGTCAGCAGGCACAGGCTCTCTCTACCACGCGTGCCGGGTGCCCGCCAGCGCTCGCAGCTGCCTTCCCCAACACGGCACACGCCGCTCCCGGCAGCGGGATCAGTGCGGCAGGAGTGCCGCCCTCACTGCTCCCGGATCGAGTTGTGGTTGCGGATGACCTGCTCGATGATCAGGCCGAGGATCTTCTCCGCGAACTGCGGGTCGAGGCCGGA includes these proteins:
- a CDS encoding sensor histidine kinase, with protein sequence MLDAGERMRDLVGSVSDLVDLEAAGHVTLASEDLTDVVRQCLDRVRQTLERPDVTVELHAPPESLDADIDGALLCRALTALLANAVQHSPPDATVRIDVVGTPAVVSVQVSDHGPGIAAAERARLVRPFERGSSDLTGPRARAGLPLAHAVALAHHGTLALRDNEPHGLVAVLMLPRRRPMSRG